The Flavobacterium faecale genome has a segment encoding these proteins:
- the ltrA gene encoding group II intron reverse transcriptase/maturase, giving the protein MIARVVHPYNLQKALEHVISNRGSAGVDGVKVSQLKEGFPKRKPQLLEDIANGNYCSQPILGVEIPKGNGKVRLLGVPTTTDRVLQQAVSQVIAPLFETEFSSNSFGFRPNKNARQAVGQSRDYIHQGLNHIVDIDLKNFFDEVDHCLLLNLVYRKVKCKTTMRLIRKWLRAPIQIKGKLQKRRKGVPQGSPLSPLLSNILLHELDKEMTRRKYKFVRYADDFSIYCTSHNGAKATAQALVKFLKTKLKLTINEEKSGIKRPVHFTILGFGFVPTYKKGSKNDYQLVVAEKAWKKLKEKLKSISRKTAPVKLEDRIAKINEIQRGWLNYFRGTSIMGKLRDIDGWLRNRLRYCIWHDWKKPERKRKNLIRLGIDQDHAYAWSRTRKGGWAIAQSPILGSTITLKRLKQKGYQSLTDVYIELNPSLCEPPNT; this is encoded by the coding sequence ATGATTGCACGAGTAGTACATCCTTACAATCTTCAAAAAGCATTGGAACATGTTATTTCCAATCGAGGCAGTGCAGGCGTTGATGGCGTAAAAGTCAGCCAACTCAAAGAAGGTTTTCCGAAACGAAAACCACAACTGCTAGAAGATATTGCAAACGGAAACTACTGCTCACAACCCATTTTGGGAGTAGAAATTCCTAAGGGGAACGGCAAAGTCCGTCTTTTGGGAGTTCCTACCACTACCGACCGAGTGTTGCAACAAGCCGTATCGCAGGTTATAGCACCATTATTCGAAACCGAGTTTAGTAGCAATAGTTTTGGATTTCGCCCCAACAAGAATGCCCGACAAGCCGTTGGACAATCACGGGACTACATCCATCAAGGGTTGAACCACATTGTGGACATTGACCTCAAGAACTTCTTTGATGAAGTAGACCATTGTTTATTACTGAATTTAGTCTATCGAAAAGTGAAATGTAAAACTACGATGCGACTCATCCGAAAATGGTTGCGTGCGCCAATACAAATCAAAGGAAAACTACAGAAAAGACGCAAGGGCGTTCCGCAAGGAAGTCCACTCAGTCCGTTATTGTCGAATATTCTACTCCATGAATTGGACAAAGAAATGACAAGACGCAAATACAAATTTGTACGTTATGCCGATGATTTTAGTATTTATTGTACGAGCCACAACGGGGCAAAAGCGACAGCACAAGCACTTGTTAAATTCTTGAAAACAAAGCTCAAACTGACCATCAACGAGGAGAAAAGCGGGATAAAACGTCCTGTTCACTTCACGATTTTGGGATTCGGATTTGTGCCAACTTACAAGAAAGGAAGCAAGAACGATTATCAATTGGTAGTGGCAGAAAAAGCATGGAAGAAACTAAAAGAAAAGCTCAAAAGCATTAGCCGTAAAACCGCACCAGTCAAACTAGAAGACCGTATTGCCAAGATAAACGAAATTCAGCGAGGATGGTTAAACTATTTTCGGGGAACAAGTATCATGGGAAAATTACGTGACATAGATGGCTGGTTAAGAAACCGACTTCGGTACTGCATTTGGCACGACTGGAAAAAACCCGAACGGAAAAGGAAAAACCTCATACGACTAGGAATTGACCAAGACCACGCCTATGCATGGAGTCGGACTCGAAAAGGTGGTTGGGCGATTGCTCAGAGTCCAATTTTGGGGTCTACCATCACTTTGAAGCGCTTAAAACAAAAAGGGTATCAATCATTAACCGATGTTTATATCGAACTTAACCCATCTCTTTGCGAACCGCCGAATACGTGA
- a CDS encoding tyrosine-type recombinase/integrase, whose translation MKWSANVIKHKSESRIAVYFQKNTELITRIKQIQGARWSSSLVAWHLPDTAENRIRFKIEGNKGKSALSQIQTENQIALKRFIEQIQLMGYSSATLKTYRNEFGIYLCYLNQTQAQTCTIEDIRNYILYCINEVKLSESTIHSRINAIKFYYEKVLRQERFLIELPRPKMPIKLPKVIAPADIKKLFNATPNIKHNTMLKLCYGLGLRVSEIVKLKITDIDSKSMQVFIERAKGKKDRYVNLPESILGQLRSYFIEYKPQIYLFEGQYGGQYSVRSAQQVFKNAMLKAKINKTVGIHSLRHSYATHLLEQGTDIRFIQELLGHKDIKTTLLYTEVTDKNLRKITSPLDNL comes from the coding sequence ATGAAGTGGTCAGCAAATGTAATAAAACACAAAAGCGAAAGCAGAATCGCCGTTTATTTCCAAAAAAACACAGAACTCATCACACGTATCAAGCAAATTCAGGGCGCTAGATGGAGTTCCTCATTAGTAGCTTGGCATCTTCCCGATACCGCAGAAAACAGAATTCGATTTAAAATTGAAGGTAATAAAGGAAAATCGGCATTATCCCAAATTCAAACAGAAAATCAAATTGCCTTAAAACGTTTTATTGAACAGATACAACTAATGGGTTACAGCAGTGCAACCTTAAAAACCTATCGCAATGAATTTGGTATTTACCTATGTTACTTGAACCAAACGCAGGCACAAACTTGTACAATAGAAGACATACGCAACTATATTTTGTATTGCATCAATGAGGTGAAACTATCCGAGTCAACCATACACAGTCGCATAAATGCTATTAAATTTTATTATGAAAAAGTTCTTAGACAAGAACGTTTTTTGATTGAATTGCCACGTCCAAAAATGCCCATAAAACTCCCCAAAGTTATAGCTCCAGCCGATATCAAAAAATTATTCAACGCTACCCCAAATATCAAACACAACACCATGCTAAAACTTTGTTACGGTCTTGGATTAAGAGTATCTGAAATTGTAAAACTAAAAATAACCGATATAGACAGTAAATCGATGCAGGTATTTATAGAAAGAGCCAAAGGCAAAAAAGACCGATATGTGAATTTACCCGAGAGTATTTTGGGGCAACTCCGCTCCTATTTTATCGAATACAAACCACAAATATATTTATTTGAAGGGCAATATGGTGGTCAATATAGTGTACGCAGTGCACAACAGGTCTTTAAAAATGCCATGCTAAAAGCAAAAATAAACAAAACTGTAGGAATACATAGTTTGCGACATAGCTACGCCACACATTTATTGGAGCAAGGCACCGACATCCGATTCATACAAGAACTTTTGGGACACAAGGATATTAAAACAACTTTACTCTATACCGAAGTGACTGACAAAAATTTAAGAAAAATAACTAGCCCTTTGGACAATCTCTAA
- the guaA gene encoding glutamine-hydrolyzing GMP synthase, with the protein MQHNVLILDFGSQYTQLIARRVRELNIFCEIFPYNHFPDDLSSYKAVILGGSPFSVRGEDAPHPDLSQIRGKLPMLAVCYGAQYLAHFSGGEVAASNTREYGRANLSYIKEDEVFFEGITPNSQVWMSHSDSIKALPTNGVKLASTHDVEFAAYKIEGETTYAIQYHPEVFHSTEGGKMLENFLVKIAEVPQNFTPTAFVEEMVAELKEKVGNDKVVLGLSGGVDSTVAAVLLHQAIGKNLYCIFVNNGLLRKNEFQSVLDQYEGMGLNVKGVDASQRFYTALAGVTDPELKRKAIGNAFIEVFDAESHLIEDVTWLAQGTIYPDVIESVSVKGPSATIKSHHNVGGLPDYMKLKIVEPLRMLFKDEVRRVGASLGIDPELLGRHPFPGPGLSIRILGDITLEKVQILQDVDKVFIDGLKSWGLYDKVWQAGAILLPVNSVGVMGDERTYEKVVALRAVESTDGMTADWVHLPYDFLMKVSNDIINKVKGVNRVVYDISSKPPATIEWE; encoded by the coding sequence ATGCAACACAACGTACTTATTTTAGATTTCGGATCGCAATACACTCAGCTGATTGCGCGTAGAGTTCGCGAATTAAATATATTCTGCGAAATTTTTCCTTACAATCATTTTCCAGATGATTTGTCCAGTTATAAAGCTGTAATTTTGGGAGGTAGCCCTTTCTCTGTACGCGGAGAAGATGCGCCACACCCAGATTTGTCGCAAATACGAGGCAAATTGCCTATGCTTGCCGTGTGTTACGGGGCGCAATATTTGGCTCACTTTTCGGGTGGCGAAGTTGCGGCATCGAACACAAGAGAGTATGGTAGAGCGAATTTGTCTTATATTAAGGAGGACGAAGTTTTCTTTGAAGGGATTACGCCAAACAGTCAAGTTTGGATGAGTCATAGCGATAGTATCAAGGCGTTACCAACCAATGGAGTTAAACTTGCAAGTACGCACGATGTGGAGTTTGCGGCTTACAAAATTGAAGGGGAAACGACTTATGCGATTCAGTACCATCCAGAGGTTTTTCACTCTACTGAAGGTGGAAAAATGTTGGAGAACTTCTTGGTGAAAATTGCCGAAGTACCTCAAAACTTTACACCAACTGCTTTTGTTGAAGAGATGGTGGCTGAGTTGAAAGAAAAAGTGGGGAATGACAAAGTAGTTTTGGGACTTTCGGGTGGAGTAGATTCTACTGTTGCGGCAGTATTATTGCACCAAGCGATTGGAAAAAACTTGTACTGTATTTTTGTAAATAACGGTTTGCTTCGTAAAAACGAATTTCAAAGTGTACTGGATCAATACGAAGGAATGGGCTTAAACGTAAAAGGAGTAGATGCTTCTCAACGTTTTTATACTGCTTTGGCTGGAGTTACAGATCCTGAATTGAAAAGAAAAGCAATCGGAAATGCTTTTATCGAAGTTTTTGATGCAGAGTCTCACCTTATCGAAGATGTAACTTGGTTGGCCCAAGGAACGATTTATCCTGATGTAATTGAGTCGGTGTCTGTAAAAGGACCTTCGGCTACGATTAAATCACACCACAACGTAGGAGGTTTACCTGATTATATGAAACTGAAAATTGTGGAGCCTTTGCGTATGCTTTTTAAAGATGAAGTGCGTAGAGTAGGAGCAAGTTTAGGAATTGATCCTGAATTGTTAGGAAGACATCCTTTTCCTGGTCCTGGGTTATCGATTCGTATTTTGGGTGATATCACACTAGAGAAAGTACAAATCTTGCAAGATGTAGATAAAGTTTTTATCGACGGATTAAAATCTTGGGGATTGTATGACAAAGTTTGGCAAGCTGGAGCGATTTTGCTTCCAGTGAATAGCGTTGGGGTTATGGGTGATGAGCGTACGTATGAAAAAGTGGTTGCCTTGCGCGCAGTAGAGTCTACTGACGGAATGACGGCGGACTGGGTACACTTGCCTTATGATTTCTTGATGAAGGTGTCAAACGACATTATCAACAAAGTAAAAGGTGTGAATAGAGTGGTGTATGACATCTCGTCTAAACCACCAGCAACGATTGAATGGGAATAG
- a CDS encoding amino acid ABC transporter substrate-binding protein, which yields MKYIFTLTLSLFLAVSTGFAQGKAIMHKVVASETVIQIAKKYQVTPYDIYQLNPDAQHGIQPNMVLLIPNKTGNKPTVKAATEKPVAKTAVTATAAPSKMVLKTTSHEVLPKETMYGICKMYNLSAEELIAANPFLATDGVQIGQVLLVPAKNSGKAPVKTTAAIAPVKPVFHEVLPKETKYSIAKQYGISIAELETKNPEIIPNLTIGYNLLIKGSRPKEVVAAPTYGVKTENTALSSWNTPKPMAEFTTYEVKPQETMYSLSKKFNITQEELIVLNPDLQNGVNIGMSLKVPANSIATFQSKKEFGSLTKIIAEGRRKRLVLLLPFNIPHVENDFNNSTTARLKKDKFLNMTMDFYAGALVAIDSAKVLGLPIDIEIYDSEENKNGSDVPKIIAEHNLQTANAIIGPFYQSNAEIAAQLLATTNTPVISPLSKDVGNPMRNLYQTIPSPDTVKNTMFDYMRAQGGNIMAVVDKKKTSIIEYLKSNQKSVPFVAFTDRGSVSVESFKSLLVKGRMNYVVMETGNTWMIKTTISMMLNVMKDYQVQLVILEPNDTLNFEEIKIDNLVKLKLMYPSVTRENISPEGMVFDRNFKNTNNIFPGVYATRGFDVTFDTMMRLVQDVKFEQTVNAVATKQVDNKFEYYRKADGGYTNKGVFILYYDTDLMIKEAN from the coding sequence ATGAAGTACATTTTTACCTTAACTCTAAGTTTGTTTTTGGCGGTAAGTACTGGTTTTGCTCAAGGGAAAGCCATTATGCATAAAGTGGTAGCGAGCGAAACGGTGATACAAATTGCCAAAAAGTACCAAGTTACGCCTTATGATATCTACCAGCTTAATCCAGATGCACAACACGGTATTCAGCCCAATATGGTTTTGTTGATTCCGAATAAAACGGGTAACAAACCAACTGTGAAAGCGGCTACTGAAAAGCCTGTTGCAAAAACGGCTGTAACTGCCACAGCTGCACCTAGTAAAATGGTATTGAAAACGACCTCACACGAGGTGTTGCCGAAAGAAACAATGTACGGAATTTGTAAAATGTACAACCTAAGTGCAGAAGAATTGATTGCTGCCAATCCGTTTTTGGCTACTGATGGTGTGCAGATTGGTCAAGTTTTGCTTGTTCCTGCTAAAAACAGTGGTAAAGCACCTGTGAAAACGACGGCTGCAATTGCACCGGTAAAACCAGTTTTTCACGAAGTGTTACCGAAGGAAACTAAATATTCTATTGCAAAACAATACGGCATCTCGATCGCTGAATTGGAAACTAAAAATCCAGAAATTATTCCGAATCTAACCATTGGGTATAATTTGTTGATCAAAGGTTCACGCCCGAAAGAGGTAGTAGCGGCTCCAACTTATGGTGTAAAAACAGAGAATACTGCACTGTCCTCTTGGAATACGCCAAAGCCAATGGCGGAATTCACGACTTATGAGGTGAAGCCGCAAGAAACGATGTACAGCTTATCTAAAAAGTTTAATATAACTCAGGAAGAATTAATTGTACTGAATCCTGATTTGCAAAACGGAGTGAATATTGGGATGAGTTTAAAGGTTCCTGCAAACTCGATTGCTACTTTTCAAAGTAAAAAAGAATTTGGTTCTTTGACCAAAATAATTGCAGAAGGACGTCGCAAACGTTTGGTGCTTTTGTTGCCGTTTAATATTCCGCATGTAGAAAATGATTTTAACAACTCTACTACCGCACGATTGAAGAAGGATAAATTCTTGAACATGACGATGGACTTCTATGCTGGTGCGTTGGTCGCTATTGATTCGGCCAAAGTATTAGGATTGCCAATTGATATCGAAATTTATGATTCTGAAGAGAATAAAAATGGCTCAGATGTGCCAAAAATTATAGCAGAACACAATTTGCAAACTGCCAATGCCATCATTGGACCCTTCTACCAAAGTAATGCAGAGATTGCTGCTCAATTGTTGGCAACGACCAATACACCTGTAATTTCGCCACTTTCCAAAGATGTAGGGAACCCAATGCGTAATTTGTACCAAACGATTCCGTCGCCTGATACGGTGAAAAACACCATGTTTGATTACATGCGTGCACAAGGAGGAAACATTATGGCTGTTGTAGACAAAAAGAAAACATCTATTATTGAGTATCTAAAATCAAATCAAAAAAGTGTACCCTTTGTAGCTTTTACCGATCGAGGTAGTGTATCTGTAGAAAGCTTTAAAAGTCTTTTGGTCAAAGGTCGAATGAATTATGTCGTGATGGAGACAGGAAATACTTGGATGATCAAAACCACGATTTCGATGATGTTGAATGTGATGAAAGACTACCAAGTTCAGTTGGTTATTTTAGAACCAAACGATACCTTGAATTTTGAAGAAATTAAAATAGATAATTTGGTAAAATTGAAATTAATGTATCCTTCTGTAACGCGTGAGAACATAAGCCCTGAGGGAATGGTTTTTGATCGAAATTTCAAAAATACCAATAATATTTTCCCAGGTGTGTATGCAACACGTGGGTTTGATGTGACCTTTGACACGATGATGCGTTTGGTGCAAGATGTGAAGTTTGAACAAACCGTAAACGCAGTAGCAACAAAGCAAGTGGATAATAAATTTGAATATTACCGTAAAGCAGATGGCGGATACACCAACAAAGGTGTTTTTATCTTGTATTACGATACTGACTTGATGATCAAAGAAGCAAATTAA